The Amycolatopsis umgeniensis DNA segment GACGTCCTGACCGGCCTTGAGGAAACCGCCGTCGGTGAGCCCGCCGAGCGCGGCGGCGAGTTCCACCGGCGTCGACTGCGGCTGCGCGTTGTCCTTGTTCAGCAACGCCACCGAGCCGAGCAGCGCGCCGGCGAGGGTGCCGGGGTCGCCCGCGGTCGGGAACTGGACGCCGGCGGGCTGCAACCGCGTCACGACGTCACGCAGCTGATCGGACCGCATCGGGTCGGAGAACGCGTCGGTCAGCTGGATCTCGCCGGTGACGGCGGCGCCGGCCTGACCGACGAGCTGCTTGAGCGCGTCACGGTCCGCGGGCTTCGCGTCCTCTGTGGTCACCAGCACCACGGAACGTTTGTCCAGCTGACCGGCGACGACCTTCGGCCCCATCGCCCCGGCGAACGCGTCCGCGTCACCGAGCCGGGCGTTGAGCGAATTGCGCTGTGCCTCCAGATCCGCGACCTGGGAACCCAGGTCCTCCTTCTGGCTGGCGAGGCCCGAGAGCAGCGAACCGTTCAACGCGGTGGAGCCGAGCACCACCCCGAGCGCGAGCGCCAGGAAGCAGGCGGCGATGGAAACGATGTGGTACCGCAGAGAAATCACTTGAAGAGTCCCTTGCCCCAGGCGATGAACGAGTTCCAGGTGTCGCGGATCCAGTCGAGGTAGACCGAACCCACGTCGGAGACGAGCAGTGCGGCCGCGACGGCCACCAAGGTCGCCAGTACCAGCAGCACGACGGCGCCGATCGACACCCGGCTGCGGTGCAGCGTCGCGACGGCCTTGCCGTCCACCAGTTTCGTGCCGAGTTTGAGCCTGGTGAGGAACGTCGACGGGTTCGATCCCGACCGGCCGTGGTCGAGGAATTCCCGCAACGTCGCCTGGAAACCGACGGTGACCACCAGACTCGCTTCGTGCGCGTCGGCCAGCAGGAGCGCGAGGTCCTCGGCGTTGCCCGTCGCGGGGAACGTGACCGCGCCGATCCCGAGGTCCTGGATGCGCTCGACGCCGGGCGCGTGCCCGTCCGGCTGCGCCGGGACCACGACCTCGCCGCCGCTGCGCAGTGTCTCGGCGCCGATGCCGTGCGGGTCGCCGACGATGACGTCCGGCTGGTACCCCTGCGCGCGCAGGGTGTCGGCCCCGGCGTCGACACCGATCAGCACCGGCCGGTGCTCGGAAATGTACTTCTTCAGCTTCTTGAGGTCTTCGGCGTGCCCGTTGCCGCCCGCGACCACGAGGGCGTGCCGGTCCTTCAACGGAACCCGGATCTCCGGCACCCCGACACCGTCGAGAATGAGGCTGCGTTCCCGGCGCAGGAATTCGATCGTGTTCGCGGAGAACGCCTCCAGCTGGGTGGACATCCCGGCCTTGGCCTCGATCATCTGGTCCGCGACGCTTTCGCGCGTCTGCTGGATCCCCGATCCGAGCTGCCGCTCCCCGATGTAGACGACGCCCTCGTGCAGACGGAGTTTCGTCCCGTCCTTCACCTTGCGCAGCAGTTCACCGCCGACCGAATCGACCAGCGGGATCCCGGCCTCGAGCAGGATCTCCGGGCCGAGGTTGGGGAAGCGGCCGGAGATCGACGGCGAGGCGTTCACCACCGCCGCGACTTCGGCCTCCACCAAGGCATCGGCCGTCGACCGGTCGAGATCGAGCTGGTCGAGGACGACGATGTCGCCCGGGCTCAACCGGCGGAGGAGCTCGCGCGTACGCCTGTCGACCCTGGCGACGCCGGTGATCCCGGGGAGGGTCTCTTGGTTACGCGTGAGCAAGCCGGTGAGCTTCATGCGACCGATAGTGACAAATTCGCGCGGCCTTCTGCGTCCGCCACGCCGATGAGAACACGCCGATTAACCCACACCAGGTCGCACTACGCCGGTTGTCCCACGAATGGGTTGACCCGGTTTCGGAGCGTTATTTCGCCTTCTTGCGCTTTCCGCCACGGCGGGCCTTGGGCTTGTCCGGGGTGCTCTTGTCCGTCTCGGCGACGGCGAGCAATTCCTCGGCGTGCGCCCGGCCGGTCTCGGTGCTTTCCATTCCGGCGAGCATGCGCGCGAGTTCGACGACCCGTTCCGATTGTTCGAGTACGCGAACACCACTGCGGGTCACCCCGCCGCTCGTGCCCTTGTCCACCACCAGATGCTGATCGGCGAACGCGGCCACCTGCGGCAGGTGCGTGACCACCAGGACCTGGTGACTGCGCGCCAGCCGCGCGAGCCGCCTGCCGATCTCGACCGCGGCGCGGCCGCCGACCCCGGCGTCGACCTCGTCGAACACCAGCGTCTGCACGGTGTCCGCATGCGCGAGGACGACCTCGATCGCCAGCATCACGCGGGAGAGCTCGCCACCGGAAGCGGCCTTGTGCACGGGAAGCGGAGGTGCGCCGTTGTGCGCGCGCAGCAGCAGTTCGACGTCGTCGACCCCGTCGGGGCCTGCGTGCACGAGCCTGCCGTCGACCTTCACCGCGTGCGAGTCGCTCTCGTCCACGGTGCGCCGCTCGACGGTGATCTCGATCTCCGCCTGGCCCATCGCGAGCCCCGACATCTCGGAAGTGATCGCCTCGGCCAGCTCGGCGGCCGCTTCGACACGCGCTTCCGACAGGGTGTGGGCGTGCTCGGCGAGTGTCACCGCGAGCGCGTCACGGCGACTGGCCAGTTCGGACAGTGCCTCCTCGGAGGTGTCCATCGTGGACATCCGGCGGCGGGCGTCGTCGGCCCAGGCGAGCACACCGTCCACATCGGCCGCGTACTTGCGCGTGAGCCGCTTCAGGTCGGCCTGGCGCGCGAGGACCTTCTCCAGGAGCGCTGGGTCGGCGTCGAGCGTTTCGAGGTAGCTGCCCAGCTCGGTGCCCACTTCGGACAGCAGCACCGAAGCTTCGTCCAGCCGGGGCCCGAGTTCGCGCAGCACGGCGTCCTCGGAACCGGTCAGGTGACGTGTCGCCTCACCGATCAGCCCCAGCGCGCCGGGCGCGTCCGGGTCTCCGTCGGCGGAACCCGCGACGGCGGCGTGCGCCGCGCTGGACGCGGCACGCAGTTCGTCGACCGCTGCCAGACGCTTGATCTGCTCGGTGAGCTCGGTGTCCTCGCCCGGCTCCGGCGCGACGGCGTCGATCTCCGCGAGGCCGTGGCGCAGCAGGTCGGCCTGCTGGGCCATCTCGCGGGAGCGAGTGGACCGCTCGGTCAGTTCGGAGACGACGGCCAGCCATTCGTCCCGCGCCGCGCGGTACTGCTCGAGCGGTTCGGTGACGGCCTCGCCGGCGAACCTGTCGATCACCGCGCGCTGCTCGGCGGGCCGCAGCAGCCGCAGCTGATCGTTCTGCCCGTGGACGGCGATCAGCTGCTCGGACAGATCGGCGA contains these protein-coding regions:
- the recN gene encoding DNA repair protein RecN; translated protein: MLAEMRIQGLGVIEDALLELHAGFTVVTGETGAGKTMVVSGLHLLSGGRAEVSKVRTGMLKAFVEGRFELGGAEGATRIVTDAGAEVDEDGSVIALRAVSVDGRSRAHLGGRSVPVGVLADLSEQLIAVHGQNDQLRLLRPAEQRAVIDRFAGEAVTEPLEQYRAARDEWLAVVSELTERSTRSREMAQQADLLRHGLAEIDAVAPEPGEDTELTEQIKRLAAVDELRAASSAAHAAVAGSADGDPDAPGALGLIGEATRHLTGSEDAVLRELGPRLDEASVLLSEVGTELGSYLETLDADPALLEKVLARQADLKRLTRKYAADVDGVLAWADDARRRMSTMDTSEEALSELASRRDALAVTLAEHAHTLSEARVEAAAELAEAITSEMSGLAMGQAEIEITVERRTVDESDSHAVKVDGRLVHAGPDGVDDVELLLRAHNGAPPLPVHKAASGGELSRVMLAIEVVLAHADTVQTLVFDEVDAGVGGRAAVEIGRRLARLARSHQVLVVTHLPQVAAFADQHLVVDKGTSGGVTRSGVRVLEQSERVVELARMLAGMESTETGRAHAEELLAVAETDKSTPDKPKARRGGKRKKAK
- a CDS encoding copper transporter, which gives rise to MISLRYHIVSIAACFLALALGVVLGSTALNGSLLSGLASQKEDLGSQVADLEAQRNSLNARLGDADAFAGAMGPKVVAGQLDKRSVVLVTTEDAKPADRDALKQLVGQAGAAVTGEIQLTDAFSDPMRSDQLRDVVTRLQPAGVQFPTAGDPGTLAGALLGSVALLNKDNAQPQSTPVELAAALGGLTDGGFLKAGQDVKPAQLAIVLTGSKYTGDGAGDRASTVARFAAQLDRSGAGTVLAGDAGSADGTGAIGVVRADTSSTSILSTVDNAETAAGRVTTIMALREQLEGGAGRYGIAGNAQAPAPGIAAEGN
- the steA gene encoding putative cytokinetic ring protein SteA, with amino-acid sequence MKLTGLLTRNQETLPGITGVARVDRRTRELLRRLSPGDIVVLDQLDLDRSTADALVEAEVAAVVNASPSISGRFPNLGPEILLEAGIPLVDSVGGELLRKVKDGTKLRLHEGVVYIGERQLGSGIQQTRESVADQMIEAKAGMSTQLEAFSANTIEFLRRERSLILDGVGVPEIRVPLKDRHALVVAGGNGHAEDLKKLKKYISEHRPVLIGVDAGADTLRAQGYQPDVIVGDPHGIGAETLRSGGEVVVPAQPDGHAPGVERIQDLGIGAVTFPATGNAEDLALLLADAHEASLVVTVGFQATLREFLDHGRSGSNPSTFLTRLKLGTKLVDGKAVATLHRSRVSIGAVVLLVLATLVAVAAALLVSDVGSVYLDWIRDTWNSFIAWGKGLFK